A region from the Candidatus Thiothrix putei genome encodes:
- the cpsG gene encoding phosphomannomutase CpsG, translated as MQKLTCFKAYDIRGKLGDELNDDVAYRIGRAYGEFIGAGKQVVVGGDVRLTSETLKLALANGLQDAGVNVIDIGMTGTEEIYFATFHLGVDGGIEVTASHNPMDYNGMKLVREGSRPISGDTGLKDIQRMAEENNFPPVTQRGTLTQQSCLADYVQHLLGYIDLKAIKPLKLVVNAGNGAAGHVVDALEAECQRLQVPITFIKVHNEPDGTFPHGIPNPLLPENRADTRDAVLAHNADMGIAWDGDFDRCFLFDETGEFIEGYYIVGLLAEAFLQQHQGAKIIHDPRLTWNTIDVVEAAGGVPIQSKTGHAFIKERMRLEDAIYGGEMSAHHYFRDFAYCDSGMIPWLLVAQLMSVKGQTLSTLVSERIDKFPCSGEINFHVSDVKACIAAVREHFAALQPLVIDTTDGLSMEFAEWRFNLRGSNTEPVLRLNVESRQDMALVQEQVANISRFF; from the coding sequence ATGCAAAAACTCACCTGTTTCAAAGCCTACGACATTCGCGGCAAGCTAGGGGACGAGCTTAACGACGACGTGGCTTACCGCATTGGGCGGGCATATGGGGAATTTATCGGCGCAGGCAAGCAAGTCGTGGTCGGCGGCGACGTGCGTTTGACTTCCGAAACCTTGAAGTTGGCGTTGGCAAATGGCTTGCAAGATGCAGGCGTTAACGTTATCGACATCGGCATGACCGGCACGGAAGAGATTTATTTCGCCACCTTCCACCTTGGCGTAGATGGTGGCATTGAAGTCACCGCCAGCCATAACCCGATGGATTACAACGGCATGAAGCTGGTGCGCGAAGGTTCACGCCCCATCAGTGGCGACACCGGTTTGAAAGACATTCAGCGCATGGCGGAAGAGAACAACTTTCCACCCGTCACCCAACGCGGCACACTCACACAACAATCCTGCCTTGCCGATTACGTGCAACATTTGCTCGGTTACATCGACCTCAAGGCAATCAAGCCGCTGAAACTGGTGGTGAATGCGGGCAATGGTGCGGCGGGTCACGTCGTGGATGCGCTCGAAGCCGAATGCCAACGCCTGCAAGTGCCGATTACCTTTATCAAGGTGCATAATGAGCCGGATGGCACGTTCCCGCACGGCATCCCTAACCCGCTGCTACCGGAAAACCGTGCCGATACCCGCGATGCGGTGTTGGCGCATAACGCCGATATGGGGATTGCGTGGGATGGCGATTTCGACCGCTGCTTCCTGTTCGACGAAACTGGCGAATTCATCGAAGGTTATTACATCGTCGGCTTGTTGGCAGAAGCGTTCTTGCAACAGCATCAGGGTGCAAAAATCATCCACGATCCGCGCCTGACCTGGAATACGATTGACGTGGTAGAAGCGGCGGGCGGCGTACCGATTCAATCCAAAACCGGGCACGCTTTCATCAAAGAGCGGATGCGACTGGAAGATGCGATTTACGGCGGCGAAATGAGTGCGCACCACTATTTCCGCGACTTTGCGTATTGCGACAGCGGCATGATTCCGTGGTTGTTGGTAGCGCAATTAATGAGCGTGAAAGGGCAAACACTGTCCACGCTGGTGAGTGAACGCATTGACAAATTCCCATGCAGTGGTGAAATCAATTTCCACGTTAGCGATGTGAAAGCGTGCATCGCTGCCGTGCGTGAACATTTCGCGGCATTGCAACCGCTGGTGATTGATACCACCGACGGCTTGAGCATGGAATTTGCCGAGTGGCGTTTCAACTTGCGCGGTTCTAATACCGAGCCTGTGCTGCGCTTGAATGTGGAATCGCGTCAGGATATGGCGCTGGTGCAAGAACAAGTTGCGAACATCAGCCGCTTTTTCTAA
- a CDS encoding Uma2 family endonuclease, which yields MSTAEKLEERYTYADYARWSEDESWELIDGIAYAMAAPSRIHQEIVFELGGQIRNYLQGKSCRGYVAPFDVRLPRQNEADDKVDTVVQPDLTVICDRSKLDDKGCRGAPDWIVEVLSPATTLKDMHTKTRLYEQHGVREYWIVHPTERWVMVYTLDEAGKYSRPSVYGMDEPLALQVLPDLSIDWAFVEQI from the coding sequence ATGTCTACTGCCGAAAAATTGGAAGAACGTTACACCTACGCCGATTATGCCCGCTGGTCGGAAGATGAGAGTTGGGAGTTAATCGACGGTATCGCTTATGCGATGGCTGCGCCGTCCCGTATTCATCAGGAAATCGTGTTTGAGTTGGGCGGACAGATTCGTAATTACCTGCAAGGTAAATCGTGCCGAGGTTATGTTGCGCCGTTCGATGTGCGTTTGCCACGTCAAAATGAGGCGGATGACAAGGTAGACACCGTGGTTCAACCCGACTTAACCGTGATTTGTGACCGCTCCAAATTGGATGATAAAGGCTGTCGAGGTGCGCCGGATTGGATTGTGGAAGTGTTGTCACCCGCCACCACGCTCAAGGATATGCACACCAAAACCCGTTTGTATGAGCAGCACGGCGTGCGTGAATATTGGATTGTGCATCCCACCGAACGCTGGGTCATGGTGTATACCTTGGATGAGGCAGGCAAGTACAGCCGCCCCTCCGTGTATGGCATGGACGAGCCGCTTGCCCTGCAAGTCTTGCCTGATCTCAGCATTGATTGGGCATTTGTGGAACAGATTTAG
- the ettA gene encoding energy-dependent translational throttle protein EttA, with protein MAQYIYTMNGVGKVVPPNRYILKDIYLSFFPGAKIGVLGYNGAGKSTLLRIMAGIDTDILGEARPQPGINIGYLSQEPQLDPTKDVRGNVEEGLKVIKDAQARLDEVYNAYAEPDADFDALAAEQARLENILQAADAHNLEHTLEVAADALRLPPWDADVTTLSGGEKRRVALCRLLLSSPDMLILDEPTNHLDAESVAWLERFLQDFPGTVVAVTHDRYFLDNVAGWILELDRGQGIPWEGNYSSWLEQKQNRLAQESKAEQGRQKAMKQELEWVRSNPKGRHAKSKARMQRFEELSSSDYQKRAETNEIYIAPGPRLGDLVIEANGISKSFGDRLLYENVSFSLPKGGIVGIIGPNGAGKTTLFRMITGQEQPDAGTFKVGETVKIAYVDQFRDDLDPTKTVFQEIADGHDIMTVGGYQIQSRAYCGRFNFKGDSQQKRLCDLSGGERNRVHLAKLLKEGGNLLLLDEPTNDLDVETLRALEEAILNFPGCAVVISHDRWFLDRIATHILAFEGDSTVTWFEGNYSDYEEDYKRRHGNDLNPHRIKYKRLKA; from the coding sequence ATGGCACAGTACATTTACACCATGAACGGTGTCGGCAAGGTCGTCCCGCCGAACCGTTACATTCTCAAAGACATTTACCTCAGCTTCTTCCCCGGCGCGAAGATCGGCGTACTCGGCTACAACGGCGCGGGTAAATCCACCTTACTGCGCATCATGGCAGGCATCGACACCGACATCCTCGGCGAAGCCCGCCCGCAACCCGGCATCAATATCGGCTACCTCTCGCAAGAGCCACAGCTTGACCCCACCAAAGACGTGCGCGGCAACGTCGAAGAAGGCTTAAAAGTCATCAAGGATGCGCAAGCCCGCCTCGATGAAGTCTACAACGCCTACGCCGAACCCGATGCCGACTTCGACGCACTCGCCGCCGAACAAGCCCGTTTGGAAAACATCCTGCAAGCCGCCGACGCGCACAACCTCGAACACACCCTCGAAGTCGCCGCCGACGCGCTGCGCCTGCCCCCGTGGGATGCCGATGTCACCACCCTCTCCGGCGGTGAAAAACGCCGTGTGGCACTGTGCCGCCTGCTACTGTCTTCCCCCGACATGCTAATTCTTGACGAACCGACCAACCATTTGGATGCCGAATCCGTTGCATGGCTGGAACGCTTCCTGCAAGACTTCCCCGGCACTGTCGTCGCCGTCACCCATGACCGCTACTTCCTCGACAACGTGGCAGGCTGGATTCTGGAACTCGACCGTGGGCAAGGTATCCCGTGGGAAGGCAACTATTCCTCGTGGCTGGAGCAAAAGCAAAATCGCCTCGCGCAAGAAAGCAAAGCCGAGCAAGGCCGCCAGAAAGCCATGAAACAGGAATTGGAATGGGTTCGTTCCAACCCCAAAGGTCGTCATGCCAAGAGCAAAGCACGGATGCAGCGCTTTGAAGAGCTGTCTTCCAGCGACTACCAAAAACGCGCCGAAACCAACGAAATCTACATCGCTCCCGGCCCGCGCCTTGGCGATTTGGTGATCGAAGCCAATGGCATCAGCAAATCCTTCGGCGACCGCTTGCTGTATGAAAACGTCAGCTTCAGCCTGCCCAAAGGCGGTATCGTCGGCATCATCGGCCCGAATGGTGCGGGTAAAACCACCCTATTCCGCATGATTACCGGGCAGGAACAGCCGGATGCAGGCACATTCAAAGTCGGCGAAACCGTCAAAATTGCTTACGTTGACCAGTTCCGCGACGACCTCGACCCCACCAAAACCGTGTTCCAGGAAATTGCCGACGGACACGACATTATGACGGTCGGCGGTTACCAGATTCAGTCACGGGCGTATTGCGGACGTTTTAACTTCAAAGGGGATTCACAGCAAAAACGCCTGTGCGATTTGTCAGGTGGGGAACGCAACCGCGTGCATCTGGCGAAATTGCTCAAAGAAGGCGGCAACCTGTTGCTGCTGGATGAACCGACCAACGACCTCGATGTGGAAACCTTACGGGCGCTGGAAGAAGCGATCCTCAACTTCCCCGGCTGTGCTGTGGTGATCTCGCATGACCGCTGGTTCTTAGACCGGATTGCCACCCACATCCTCGCGTTTGAAGGTGACTCCACCGTGACGTGGTTTGAAGGCAATTACAGCGATTACGAGGAAGATTACAAGCGTCGCCACGGCAATGACTTGAATCCGCATCGTATTAAGTACAAACGTCTCAAAGCCTAA
- a CDS encoding oligosaccharide flippase family protein → MQNTQRNVIFSVIGYVLPLLAALATIPVMVMRLGVDLYGLYVICTALIGFMTLVDLGVGQSVIKYVSAYEVSGEHHKVEPVLGVALLVYVMIGLLSALALYVFAPAIANALYTASEKRALAQEVLRITALPLLFSYINQFFLNVCKAYHRFDVPAVIHNAGNLGGIVLATLLLLFGYSLVTVMWGYALIQALAFVAGYVFSLRILPRGIRFFPYFHRLIFEEIVSFSFYTFVGNFVSSVAYRADKLLIGMVIGTETVTYYQIPFTIAQMANGIIHTLVHIAFPRFTELFTLHKRSALLALYRKVGDIMFLISMVIAVLLITVGGAFLSLWISPEFAQQSALTLQIIAVFFFLHSNTVTGYWVLQGGGQAKLTALIAVIGTIAYFVGVYQLGNAYAHNGVALALFLLLLATPLQYGWIAKHIGQYSADYAVRLLFFGLLAYVIIYLLAHLNRWLQHDWWEIVVNGLLMLPLLVFGVMKLLAERTPPKPIGGTK, encoded by the coding sequence ATGCAAAATACACAACGGAATGTTATTTTTAGCGTCATTGGCTATGTTTTGCCGCTATTGGCTGCCTTGGCTACCATTCCCGTCATGGTGATGAGGCTGGGTGTTGATTTGTATGGTTTATACGTTATTTGCACTGCGTTGATTGGTTTTATGACATTGGTGGATTTAGGTGTTGGTCAATCAGTTATCAAATACGTGTCAGCTTACGAAGTCAGCGGTGAGCATCATAAGGTAGAGCCAGTCTTGGGTGTGGCCTTGCTGGTCTACGTCATGATCGGTCTACTGAGTGCGCTTGCCTTGTATGTGTTTGCACCTGCTATTGCCAATGCTTTGTATACAGCGTCTGAAAAGCGGGCGTTAGCTCAGGAAGTCTTGCGCATTACGGCCTTACCTTTGCTATTTAGTTACATTAATCAGTTTTTTCTGAATGTGTGCAAAGCCTATCACCGTTTTGATGTCCCTGCGGTTATTCATAATGCGGGTAATCTTGGGGGGATTGTACTGGCAACGCTGCTACTGTTGTTTGGATACTCGCTGGTTACGGTGATGTGGGGCTATGCGCTCATTCAAGCATTGGCTTTTGTGGCAGGATACGTGTTCAGTCTTAGAATTCTGCCGCGCGGCATTCGGTTTTTCCCCTATTTTCATCGTCTTATTTTTGAGGAAATTGTGTCGTTTAGCTTTTATACCTTTGTGGGCAACTTTGTCAGTTCGGTGGCTTATCGTGCCGATAAATTGCTAATTGGTATGGTGATTGGTACAGAGACAGTAACGTATTATCAGATACCATTTACTATCGCACAAATGGCGAATGGTATTATTCATACTTTGGTGCATATTGCCTTTCCGCGTTTTACCGAGTTATTTACCTTGCATAAACGCAGTGCGTTATTGGCTTTGTACCGAAAAGTTGGTGACATCATGTTTCTGATTAGTATGGTGATTGCGGTGTTGTTGATTACGGTGGGAGGGGCGTTTTTATCGCTGTGGATTTCCCCTGAATTTGCGCAACAAAGTGCGTTGACCTTGCAGATTATCGCCGTATTTTTTTTCTTACACTCCAATACCGTTACCGGTTATTGGGTGTTGCAAGGCGGTGGGCAGGCTAAGTTGACAGCATTGATTGCTGTTATTGGTACGATTGCCTATTTCGTTGGGGTGTATCAGTTGGGAAACGCGTATGCACATAACGGTGTGGCGCTGGCTCTGTTCTTGCTGCTATTGGCAACGCCGTTGCAATACGGCTGGATAGCCAAACACATTGGGCAATATTCTGCGGATTATGCCGTGCGTCTCTTGTTTTTTGGGCTACTGGCTTATGTGATAATTTACCTGCTTGCGCACCTGAATCGTTGGTTGCAACATGACTGGTGGGAAATAGTGGTCAACGGTTTGCTCATGTTGCCGTTGCTGGTATTTGGTGTGATGAAATTATTGGCTGAACGCACCCCACCGAAACCGATAGGCGGCACGAAGTGA
- a CDS encoding LysR substrate-binding domain-containing protein, with protein MNLPTVKQLRYFIALESHEHFGKAAEACFVSQSAFSTAIRELETTLEVQLVDRTNKNVTVTHVGRQIAVEARRCLRDIENLVELARSNHAPLTGELRVGIIPTIAPFLLPRVLPPLRQQFPNLRLYLSEDITQRVYEKLMHGELDLIIIALPYALRNVEVMSLFKDRFFLACREDTRHTRPKHHIFNDLDPESILLLEDGHCLRDHTLSACHLQDMDKISRFTASSLLTLTQMVDADLGISYLPEMVKGSTLLTGTNVKIWSLQDESYREIGLAWRRGSAREVEFKQLGAFIKTTWLKLLEAV; from the coding sequence ATGAATCTGCCAACCGTTAAGCAATTGCGCTACTTTATCGCCCTAGAGAGTCACGAACATTTTGGTAAGGCCGCTGAAGCCTGCTTTGTCTCGCAATCAGCGTTCAGCACGGCTATTCGTGAGTTGGAAACCACCTTAGAAGTACAACTGGTTGACCGAACGAATAAAAATGTCACTGTCACGCATGTAGGACGGCAAATTGCAGTGGAAGCACGGCGTTGCTTGCGGGATATTGAAAATCTTGTGGAATTGGCCCGCAGTAACCATGCCCCCCTAACAGGTGAACTGCGTGTTGGTATTATTCCAACCATCGCACCTTTTCTGCTGCCCAGAGTCTTACCTCCCCTACGCCAGCAGTTTCCAAACTTGCGCTTGTATTTAAGCGAAGACATTACTCAACGGGTTTACGAAAAACTAATGCATGGTGAGTTGGATCTCATCATTATTGCCCTGCCCTATGCCTTACGCAATGTTGAGGTGATGTCATTGTTTAAAGACAGATTTTTCTTAGCCTGCCGCGAAGACACCCGGCACACCCGCCCCAAGCACCACATTTTTAACGACCTCGACCCGGAAAGTATTTTGCTACTGGAAGATGGTCATTGCTTACGCGACCACACGCTCTCTGCCTGCCATTTGCAAGATATGGATAAGATCAGTCGCTTCACCGCCAGCAGCCTACTCACCTTGACACAAATGGTAGACGCCGATTTGGGCATATCCTACTTACCGGAAATGGTCAAAGGTTCCACGTTACTCACCGGCACAAATGTCAAAATCTGGTCATTACAAGACGAAAGCTATCGAGAGATTGGCTTAGCTTGGCGGCGGGGTAGTGCTCGTGAAGTCGAGTTTAAACAACTGGGAGCCTTCATCAAAACAACTTGGCTAAAACTGTTGGAAGCGGTTTGA
- the wecA gene encoding UDP-N-acetylglucosamine--undecaprenyl-phosphate N-acetylglucosaminephosphotransferase, whose translation MAYNILRNTTFPEDTMLILSLITSLCVTWIALHLLKPVAYRAHLLDIPQGRKQHIGAVPLIGGISVFLGVSAAVLLTVPNDVAVTTWLLCALGIVLLGVADDAEDLSVKLRIAMQITLTLALCIGSGVSLANLGNLLGLGEIDLGVFSYPFTVLIVLGVINAFNMIDGIDGLLGSVALVSLLSLVMLFGLSTHAHLLSVSVIFVAALVPYLLNNLVLPPFKEKIFMGDAGSMLIGLTISWLLIEGTQDTTQQAFRPVTALWLIALPLMDMVRVILVRLRDRRSPFAAGRDHLHHLLLNIGMSKGATLLTMAAIALVLASVGILTEYLQTSASVMFYGFLLTFLAYLLMVAPLVDAEKDSLKNWLEAASLTQTARKILARYGNN comes from the coding sequence ATGGCATACAACATCCTCAGGAACACTACTTTTCCCGAGGACACCATGCTTATACTATCATTGATAACAAGCCTGTGCGTGACATGGATTGCGCTTCATTTACTCAAGCCCGTCGCTTATCGCGCTCATTTGCTTGACATTCCCCAAGGCCGCAAACAGCATATTGGTGCGGTTCCACTCATCGGTGGCATCTCCGTATTTCTCGGTGTCTCTGCGGCTGTATTACTCACAGTACCCAACGACGTCGCTGTCACTACATGGTTGTTGTGTGCTTTAGGTATCGTGTTATTGGGTGTTGCCGATGATGCGGAAGACCTTTCCGTCAAATTACGCATCGCCATGCAAATTACCCTAACGTTAGCACTGTGCATTGGCAGTGGCGTATCCCTGGCAAATCTCGGTAACTTGTTAGGGCTAGGTGAAATCGACTTAGGTGTATTCAGCTACCCTTTCACTGTGTTGATTGTACTGGGAGTTATCAATGCCTTTAACATGATTGACGGTATAGATGGCTTGTTAGGTTCTGTCGCCTTGGTTTCATTACTTAGCTTGGTTATGTTATTTGGCTTATCTACTCATGCACATCTCTTGAGCGTCAGTGTGATTTTTGTTGCCGCACTGGTTCCATACTTACTGAATAACTTGGTACTTCCACCGTTTAAAGAAAAGATTTTCATGGGAGATGCAGGCTCTATGCTGATTGGCTTAACCATCAGTTGGCTGTTAATTGAAGGCACACAAGATACTACTCAGCAAGCGTTCCGCCCAGTAACAGCATTGTGGCTGATTGCGCTACCGCTGATGGATATGGTGCGTGTTATTTTAGTACGCCTACGGGATCGCCGCTCACCTTTTGCTGCCGGGCGTGATCACTTGCATCATCTGCTGTTAAATATCGGCATGAGTAAAGGCGCAACATTACTGACCATGGCTGCCATAGCCTTAGTGTTAGCGAGTGTTGGTATCCTCACCGAATACCTGCAAACCAGCGCCAGCGTAATGTTCTACGGTTTTTTACTGACCTTCTTGGCTTATCTGCTGATGGTCGCGCCATTGGTTGATGCTGAAAAAGACAGTCTGAAAAACTGGCTCGAAGCAGCCTCACTTACTCAAACTGCGCGGAAGATTCTTGCAAGATACGGAAATAATTAA
- a CDS encoding type II secretion system protein GspK, whose product MQNKQSGVAMIVVLWMIMVMMTLAASLLYATRTETSMVDYARRSAQARAAADAAAHYAVLQLFLPNKERDLKLGGAPLLWEYEGMKAEIRVVGENGLIDINYASRPLLQLILEQAGLDEQATQNMLDILEDFRDVDDLRRVNGAEDGDYENAGLPFGAKDAPFERIEELQQVLGMTPPLYQALTRFLTVNSGAAGINPMLAPRQTLLLLAEGDAAKVDAYMRQREESEGQYVQPDFGGAFLDASQQPLYRMQIRVYTDETAPPYFEERSLRLRPGQTPPFINYFRILQESSAQFE is encoded by the coding sequence ATGCAAAATAAACAATCCGGCGTTGCCATGATCGTTGTGTTATGGATGATTATGGTGATGATGACGCTTGCTGCCAGTCTGTTATACGCGACCCGTACCGAAACCAGTATGGTGGATTACGCACGGCGCAGTGCGCAAGCGCGTGCTGCTGCGGATGCGGCGGCGCATTATGCGGTGTTGCAATTGTTCCTGCCAAATAAAGAGCGTGATCTCAAGCTAGGTGGTGCGCCGTTGTTGTGGGAATACGAGGGCATGAAAGCCGAAATCCGGGTGGTGGGTGAAAACGGCTTGATCGACATCAATTACGCCAGCCGTCCGTTGCTGCAACTTATTCTGGAGCAAGCGGGCTTGGATGAGCAAGCGACCCAAAACATGTTGGATATTCTGGAGGATTTCCGTGATGTGGACGATCTAAGGCGTGTCAACGGTGCAGAAGATGGTGATTATGAGAATGCCGGTTTGCCATTCGGGGCGAAGGATGCGCCGTTTGAGCGTATTGAAGAATTACAACAAGTGTTGGGTATGACACCACCACTTTATCAGGCATTGACTCGTTTTCTGACAGTCAACTCCGGTGCTGCGGGTATTAACCCAATGCTTGCCCCACGTCAGACCTTGTTGCTGTTGGCAGAAGGGGATGCAGCAAAAGTTGATGCTTACATGCGTCAGCGCGAGGAGTCTGAAGGGCAATACGTGCAGCCGGATTTCGGTGGGGCTTTCCTTGATGCCAGTCAACAACCCTTATACCGTATGCAAATCAGAGTCTACACTGACGAAACCGCTCCCCCGTATTTTGAGGAGCGGTCGTTACGCCTAAGACCGGGGCAAACCCCGCCGTTTATTAATTATTTCCGTATCTTGCAAGAATCTTCCGCGCAGTTTGAGTAA
- a CDS encoding prepilin-type N-terminal cleavage/methylation domain-containing protein encodes MKQRGFTLLEMLIAFALVSLLFLALFASFNTIGRSWDAADTRMNKTEDMRLISDFLRRQLSQAMVVKIAGEKEAKVYAFEGTATSLRYAAPLQPLQHQGGVFLIELNIVAAKEGKKLEMLFAPYRPELTWDDAFAEAEPVLVFEGLQAAAFEYFGAETEGEDPDWVSDWEDKPRYPDILKLTLADPERAWPEMLVDLPQVSDYAK; translated from the coding sequence ATGAAGCAACGTGGCTTCACTTTGCTGGAAATGCTGATTGCATTCGCGTTAGTGTCCTTGTTGTTCCTCGCCTTGTTTGCCAGTTTCAATACGATTGGGCGCAGTTGGGATGCAGCCGATACCCGCATGAACAAAACCGAAGACATGCGCCTTATCAGCGATTTTTTACGCCGTCAGTTAAGCCAAGCGATGGTGGTGAAGATTGCCGGTGAAAAAGAGGCGAAGGTGTATGCGTTTGAGGGAACGGCGACGTCGTTACGTTATGCCGCACCCTTGCAACCGTTGCAGCATCAAGGGGGCGTATTCCTGATTGAACTGAATATCGTGGCGGCGAAAGAAGGTAAAAAGCTGGAAATGCTGTTTGCACCTTATCGCCCCGAATTGACGTGGGACGATGCCTTTGCAGAAGCCGAACCCGTGTTGGTATTCGAGGGCTTGCAAGCGGCGGCTTTTGAATATTTTGGCGCAGAAACGGAAGGTGAAGACCCTGATTGGGTATCTGACTGGGAGGATAAGCCGCGTTACCCCGATATATTGAAGCTGACCTTGGCAGACCCAGAACGTGCATGGCCTGAGATGTTGGTGGATTTGCCACAGGTAAGTGATTATGCAAAATAA
- a CDS encoding prepilin-type N-terminal cleavage/methylation domain-containing protein yields MSQSNKGFSLLEVLVAFVVMGLVVGVLLQLFGSAMRSVALADEYSFAVQVAESRLAAVGSEIEVEEGNVSGTEPGSAYRWEVQMSTIELSEALEKMPLPLQLYRVEVVVTWKSGDSAREFHLSSLRFGEQT; encoded by the coding sequence GTGTCTCAATCCAATAAAGGTTTTTCCCTGCTGGAAGTTCTCGTCGCTTTTGTGGTGATGGGGTTAGTCGTGGGGGTGTTACTGCAATTGTTTGGCTCTGCGATGCGCAGTGTGGCACTGGCGGATGAATACAGTTTCGCCGTGCAAGTGGCAGAATCGCGCCTTGCCGCCGTCGGCAGTGAAATTGAAGTCGAAGAGGGTAACGTCAGTGGCACTGAGCCGGGTTCTGCTTACCGTTGGGAAGTCCAAATGTCGACCATCGAACTCAGTGAGGCACTGGAAAAAATGCCGCTGCCATTACAACTCTATCGTGTCGAAGTGGTCGTGACATGGAAAAGTGGTGACAGTGCTCGCGAATTCCACCTGTCATCGTTACGTTTTGGTGAGCAAACATGA
- a CDS encoding GspH/FimT family protein: MPILRSGNKGFTLLEVLLVLIIGGLLMGVVATSLSEGPVLRKSSREVAASLRHARAQAVMRQQPTLWKMNVQEKRFWIDGGAADADRQFSTAITAKINTSAAEVDTAKQGGIRFFPDGSSTGGSVELTHNQQTYKVNVEWVTGRVSIQ, translated from the coding sequence ATGCCGATATTACGCTCTGGAAATAAGGGGTTCACGCTCCTTGAAGTCCTGCTGGTGTTGATCATCGGTGGGTTATTGATGGGCGTGGTGGCTACTTCGTTGTCTGAAGGGCCCGTCTTGCGTAAAAGTAGCCGGGAGGTGGCTGCCAGCTTGCGTCATGCGCGGGCGCAAGCGGTGATGCGTCAACAGCCTACCTTGTGGAAGATGAATGTCCAGGAAAAACGTTTCTGGATTGATGGTGGTGCTGCCGATGCCGACCGCCAATTCAGTACGGCGATTACCGCCAAAATCAATACCAGTGCTGCTGAAGTTGATACCGCTAAGCAAGGCGGTATTCGCTTTTTTCCTGATGGCAGTTCCACGGGTGGTTCGGTGGAATTGACACACAATCAACAGACCTACAAGGTCAATGTGGAATGGGTGACGGGGCGTGTCTCAATCCAATAA